From one Plasmodium knowlesi strain H genome assembly, chromosome: 11 genomic stretch:
- a CDS encoding proliferating cell nuclear antigen 1, putative, producing the protein MLEAKLNNASILKKLFECIKDLVNDANVDADESGLKLQALDGNHVSLVSLHLLDSGFSHYRCDRERVLGVNIASLNKVFKLCGANESVVISSKDDEDNLNFVFENNKEDKVTNFSLKLMSIELDSLNIPDCEEGFDAEVELSSKELTNIFRNLSEFSDTVFIEIDSNIIKFTTKGLVGDAEVALKPRESTSEDDVGVTIKSRKKIKQSFAIKYLNLFSKSTILCDVVTLGLSDNRPIEFKYEIKDTSPDADTLKVGFVKFFLAPKMDDEMDNKD; encoded by the coding sequence ATGTTAGAGGCCAAACTGAATAATGCTTCTATTTTGAAGAAACTATTTGAATGCATCAAGGATTTGGTAAATGACGCAAATGTAGACGCAGACGAAAGTGGATTAAAACTGCAAGCACTGGATGGGAACCATGTATCGTTAGTGAGTCTGCACTTGCTCGATTCGGGTTTCTCTCACTACAGATGTGATCGAGAAAGAGTGTTGGGGGTTAATATTGCGTCGTTAAATAAAGTTTTCAAATTATGTGGAGCCAACGAATCTGTAGTAATATCAAGCAAAGATGATGAAGATAATCTAAACTTCGTTTtcgaaaataataaagaagaTAAGGTTACAAACTTCTCTCTGAAATTAATGTCCATCGAATTGGACTCCCTTAACATCCCAGACTGTGAGGAAGGTTTTGATGCAGAGGTAGAATTAAGTAGCAAAGAACTGACGAACATTTTTAGGAACCTATCTGAATTTTCCGACACGGTATTTATAGAAATCGACTctaatattataaaattcaCAACAAAAGGTTTAGTCGGTGATGCAGAAGTGGCGTTAAAACCAAGGGAATCAACAAGTGAAGATGATGTCGGTGTTACCATCAAgtctagaaaaaaaatcaaacaatCCTTTGCCATCAAATACTTAAATCTGTTTTCCAAGTCAACCATTCTCTGCGATGTAGTTACCCTCGGTTTAAGTGACAATAGACCCATCGAATTTAAGTACGAAATAAAAGACACCTCTCCCGACGCAGACACTTTGAAGGTTGGctttgttaaatttttcttgGCGCCTAAAATGGACGACGAAATGGATAACAAGGATTAG